Genomic segment of Methanoculleus horonobensis:
CGTAAATGCTCTCGGCCGCTCGGCTCCGGGATCTCCCGCCCTTCTTCCCGGGCGGTTTCGAGCCAGAGGTCGATAGCCACCTTTACTTCGCGGAGTGCCTCCTCTTCGGTCTCGCCGAACGCGGAGCAGCCGGGAAGCTCCGGGACGACGGCGATGAACCCCTCGTCCTCGTCGCTGAAGAAGATCTCAATCGCGTATTTATGCGGCATCTTCGCCCTCCAACAGAGTATAGTGCTCAATGATCTTAAGAAGTTGTCTTACCTGGTACGGCTTTGCTTTACCCTTCACGTTCTGGAAGTTGAGGATCTCA
This window contains:
- a CDS encoding type II toxin-antitoxin system HicB family antitoxin; the protein is MPHKYAIEIFFSDEDEGFIAVVPELPGCSAFGETEEEALREVKVAIDLWLETAREEGREIPEPSGREHLRDILAGKGVAREQMV